GGTGGAACGCGACCGTGTTCGGTGCGGTGACCACGGCGCTGGGAATGACCGTGGAGCAGGCTGTGGAGCAGGCCGCCAAGCCATGGCCCGTGGGTGCCTGGGGGAAGGCGTTGGAGGATGTGGCCTGCTGCGAGGCGAACCCGGAACACCGGATGTACTGGATTCCCCGGATGGACGAGTTGCGTGACCTGGTCTCGGTGATCGGTATTCCTGGGTGGATCGACGGTCCGGCGCCGGCACATGGGCAACTGTTGGAGGTGCTGACCGAGACGCTCGCCAGTTGTTGAGGCGCCTGCGCCGTACCGTCTGCCCGTTCCTGAGCGACCGAGCCCCCGTGGCGGGACGAGGGTCGGCGCAGCGTATCGATCAGAGATAGACCACCCGGCTGCGGCGGTCGGCGGTGACCGCGTCCAGTCCCGGCGCGTCGAGGTCCACGTAGAGCTGGAGCAGTTGCACCACCGGGTCGAGGTTGACCCCGGCCGGGAGCGGAAGGTTGATGGTGTCGTTGTTGGGCCGGTTCGGTGAGCTGGCGGCGTCCCACACCGCGCGGACCACGTTGCCGTCCGGGCCGGTCGCCTCGACCTGGGCCCGCAGCGTCTTCGGGGTGCCGGTGGCCTCGATGACCGCGGTGAACGATCCGGTCGCGGGATCCTTGGTCACCGAGAGCTTGACGCCACCGACGACCTGCACCACGGCCCCGATCGTCAGGCCGCGTACCGCGAAACTCAGCGTGCGGGCCAGCCCACCGGTGAACCCGGTGGAAGCCGGGTTGGGGGCCACGAAGACCTGGCCGTCGGTGAATGCGTGCAGATCGGGCTCGCACTTGTACGCGCCACCCTTGGGCAGCGGCTGGTACACGCTGGTGTTCGTCGCCGGTTCCGACTGGGTCAACGTGTAGGAGAGTCCCACGTCGTCACCGGAGACGTTGTGCGCGTACAGGTTCGGTTCACCATCAATGTTGATCACCTCGAACTGCACGCCACCGGTCTGGTACGGGTCGGAGGTCTGCCCCCGCTGCGCCAGCACGAGCATCGGCAGGACGTTCGCCGCCACGCTCGCCACCTGCACCAGGGAGCCCAGCCAGTCGTCGAGCCCGGCCAGGCTGGCCCGTGCCGGCTGCACCGCTGCGGGGCCGGGAGCCGCCGTCGCGCTGCCCGGTGCGGCCAACCCGACCGTTGCGGCGGCACCGCCGAGCACGGCCGCGCCCCGCATCACGTCCCGGCGACTCACCGACCGACGACGGTGCTGTTCGTCCTGCATCTCCGACCTCCGCATCCGGCTGTGGTGTGCCGCGAGGCCGGTGTCGCACCCGTCGCCACACCGTGGGTGAAGGTGATGTTACTTGCGGTAAATATCGAAGTCTATCGTTCAATGGGGTGGGTTCGTGTTTCACCACGCGACGATGAACCACGGCACCACGGTCGACCAGGATGCCGGTCACTCGCCGGCGCGGAGGACCTCGCTCAGCCGGTCGCGTCGCCGCAGCGCCGCCTCGACAGGTACGACTGCGGCGGCCGTCGCCACCAACGTCGCACCGAACAGGCCGAGCAGCCACCACGGCAGAACCGTCGCCGGATCGGCGGCCTGACCGGTGAGCAGCCGCAGTTCGAGCGGGCCGAGCGTCAGGTGCGCGAGCAGGGCCCCGAGCAGCGGGCCGCACACCGCGGCGACCACGACCGGCGGCAACAGTTCTCCGGCGGCGACCCAGCGGGCGTCGCGGGGCCGCAGGCCGAGGGTCCGCAGCCGACTCAGGGTCTGCCACCGTTCCGAGGCACCCGCGGCGGCGGCGAGGGTGAGGCCGAGCAGTCCCAGCGCCAACACCACGATCGCGGCCGTCCACGCCAGTCGGAGTGTCCCTGCGGTCAGCGGAGCCGCTCGTTGCACCCGCTGCACGTCCGTGCGCAGGACGACATCGGCGGCGACGCCGGTTGCCGACACGGCCTGCGCCGCACCGGAGCCGGTCACCCAGACGGTGTTCGGAACGGCGGGCAGCCCCGCCTCGGCGAGGGCCGTGGCGTCCACGATGACGACGTCGCCGGCGCCGCCGACGGAGGGAGCGGTACCGACCGAGGTGAGACGGATCGCCGGGCCGCCGTCCCGTGACAGCTGCAGCCGGGTGCCCGTCGGCACGTCGCCGCCGCCCGATCGGACCAGCGCGGGGACGTCCGCGGAGCCGGGGCCGGGTGTCGCGAGCCGCGCCAGCGCAGGCGCGTCGGGCAGCGGGGTGGTGGCCAGCAGGCGCGCGAACGCGGCGGCGTCCACGACGACCAGGCGTGGGGTGAGCGGCGTCGACTCGGTGAAGACGCGCGCCGAGTCGGTCACCTGCGCGACGACGACCTGCTCGACCCCGGGTGCGGCAGCGATGCGCTCGGCGAGTGCGGGCGTCGCGCTCGCGGCGTCGGCACCGACGTCGAGACGGGCGTCGGCACCGACGGTGCTCCACGCGCCGTCGGTCAGACCCCGGGTGATGGTGGCGCCGACGACGAGCGCGAACGACGCGAGCGCCGTGGCACTGATCAGCACCAGCAGCGGCAGCGCCCGTGCGGCCGTGGTGGCTGCCCGCGCGGCGCCGAACACGGCCAGCGGACGGCGTGAGCGCAGGGACTGGCGCAGCGCGAACCGCGCTCCGACGGGCAGCAGCCGCAGCACGACGAGCGCGCCGGCGAGCGCGCCCAGCGCGACGGCACTGATCGGGAGGACCAGGTCGCCGGTCAGCTCGCCGGCATCGTCGTCGGAGGCGACGGGCAGGAGCCCGCGCTGGTGCAGCGTCACGACGGCGGCGAGCGCCGCGATCAGCAGAGTCGCCTCCACCGCGGCACGACGCAGCCGGCCGGTGGCCAGGATCCACCGCCGCGCGGCCGGATTGGCCGGTTGGCGCCGGTCGCGGCTGGCGCGGGCCGCAGCGAGGATCCCGAACGTCGGCCCGGCCACGGCACCGGCCAGGACCACGGGGACGGCCCAGGTCCAGGAGACGCCCGGTGCGGCCGCGCGGGCGAGTACGAGCCCGACGGCGGCGGCCGACAGCGCCACCATCGTGGACTCGACGACCAGTTCCACACCGAGGTCGGGGAGCGCCGCACCGCGCTGCCGAGCCGCGGCCAGTGCCGGAGTGCGGCGACGGACCAGCAGGTCGGCGGCGAGCAGCAGGACCAGTACCGTGGCGGTCAGCACTCCGGCGAGCAGGACAGCGGCCTGCACGGACGCGGCGCTGATCTGGGTACGGGAGTCGCGTAGGACGCTGTCGAGCGACGATTCCCACTTCAGGGAGTCGTCGCGGACCGCCGACGAGCCGGAGGCTGCCTTGAGCTTGACCACCTGGCCGGCGAGCGTCGCGGTGGCACCCCAGGTCAACGCGCCGGGTTCGGGGGCGAAGTGGACGGTGCGCCGCAGTTGGTCCTGGTCGAAGGCGAGCCGGGCGTCCGGCAGCGACTCGCGTGACAGCAGACCGGCGAACCGGGTGGTGCCCACCCCGTCGGCACCGGGCACGGGACGCAGCAGCGCCGGGGCGAGTCGCCAGGCAGGGTCGGCGCTGTCGGCGGGTCGATAGATCCCGCTGATCCGGACGTCCTTGCCGTTGCCCTGGCCGTCCTGGACCGCGAGGCGATCGCCGGGGCCCAGGCGGAGGGCGGCGGCGTCGGCCTCGGAGAGGCCGACCTGCACCGGCCAGGGCGGTCCGTTATAGGGGACCTCGACGGACCGCTCGGGGACCGTGGGGCCGGGTGCGCTGCCGGCGATCCAGGTCACGTCCGGGCCGCCGAGGTCATCGGCCAGGTAGGTGAGCTGGAAGGTACGCGGCAGGTTGCCGCCGGTGATGGTGAGGACCGGGGTGTTGACCACGGCGATGGGCGGCAACAATGCGGCGTCCAGGTCGGGTCCGAGCGCGAAGGCCGCCCGTTCGCGGAAGTCCTCGACGTCCTCGGCGAGGCGGGACATCCGGAACCGGCCGCCGGTCGGCCCGTCGTCGCGTTCCCAATCGGCGTGCACGAGAACGTTCGCGTCGGTGCCCGCGCGGCGGACCGTGTGCTGGACGGCGTCGTCGGCGGCGGCACGGAGCAGCGCCGGTACGGCCCCGGCGAGCAGCGCGACGGCCGTGATGACGGCGGCGGTGAGCAGCAACGCCCCGGCGTCGGCCCGGCCCCGGCCGCGGACGCTGGGCCAGTGCGGCGCCGGCCGCCGCGTCACGGTGCCACCCGCAGGTGCGCGGCGTCGGCCCGGCGGACCTGGACGGTGACCACCGCGGCGACCGCGAGCAGGCAGGCGGCCAGCAGGACGGCGAGCAGCGCAGCCTCGGCCGGCCACGGCCAGTGCGGCTGGACGGCCGGGATGGGCGCGGCGCCGGTGTCGGAGCGGACCAGCAGGGGAGCGACGAGGCCGGTGGCGAGCGCGCCGACGGCCGCGCCCGCCGCGAGCAGGGGCAGCAGGATGACGGTGTGCTGACCGAGGAGCACGGCCCGGATGCCGCGCCGGGTCATCCCCAGGCCGCGCAGCCGCGCCACCTCCACGGCGCGGGCCTGCAGATCGCAGGTCACGTGCAGGACGACGCCGGCGAGCAGCAGCAGGGCCGAGGCCGCGACGAGAAGCCGCAGTACGGCGGGCAGCGCGGCGTGCAACGGGCCGCCGGTGAGACGGGCGGTCTCCGCCTCGAGAGTCGTGACGGTGCCCAGGTGCAGAGCGGTGGCCCGCTCGGCGATGTCGGGACCGGTGGGGTGGCCGACCCACCAGGCGTCGACCGGGAACGTCAGGTCGCCGGTGACGGCGCGGGCGCGCGACAGCATGTCCAGGTCGGCCAGGACGGCGACGGCACCGGGGGCCGACGGTACGGTCGGCACGACCTCGGTGACGACGATCGGGACGGGCGTGGTGCCGACCGTGACGCTGAGCGTGGTGCCGATGCCGCCGACCGCGTCGGCGAAGCGGGCGGAGACGGCGACGGGCACCGGGCCGGGGTCGGGGAAGGCGGTGGCGACGAGGGTGCGGGCGCCGTCCGCGCCACCCAGGTCGACGGTTGCCGCCATCCGCAGCGCGGTCTGCGTCGGCGTGGCGGCGAGTTCGACGGTGGGGTCGCGCAGCCTGGTCGGGATCGGCGGCGCGGACGTGGCGGTCCACCCCGCTGCGTCAGCCGATCCGCTGGGCGGCACGGTGAGGGTGACGGCGACGGCGACGCGGCTGCCGACGGCGGCATCGAGGTCGGCCGTGATCGGCAGGGACACCG
Above is a window of Verrucosispora sp. NA02020 DNA encoding:
- a CDS encoding ABC transporter permease yields the protein MTRRPAPHWPSVRGRGRADAGALLLTAAVITAVALLAGAVPALLRAAADDAVQHTVRRAGTDANVLVHADWERDDGPTGGRFRMSRLAEDVEDFRERAAFALGPDLDAALLPPIAVVNTPVLTITGGNLPRTFQLTYLADDLGGPDVTWIAGSAPGPTVPERSVEVPYNGPPWPVQVGLSEADAAALRLGPGDRLAVQDGQGNGKDVRISGIYRPADSADPAWRLAPALLRPVPGADGVGTTRFAGLLSRESLPDARLAFDQDQLRRTVHFAPEPGALTWGATATLAGQVVKLKAASGSSAVRDDSLKWESSLDSVLRDSRTQISAASVQAAVLLAGVLTATVLVLLLAADLLVRRRTPALAAARQRGAALPDLGVELVVESTMVALSAAAVGLVLARAAAPGVSWTWAVPVVLAGAVAGPTFGILAAARASRDRRQPANPAARRWILATGRLRRAAVEATLLIAALAAVVTLHQRGLLPVASDDDAGELTGDLVLPISAVALGALAGALVVLRLLPVGARFALRQSLRSRRPLAVFGAARAATTAARALPLLVLISATALASFALVVGATITRGLTDGAWSTVGADARLDVGADAASATPALAERIAAAPGVEQVVVAQVTDSARVFTESTPLTPRLVVVDAAAFARLLATTPLPDAPALARLATPGPGSADVPALVRSGGGDVPTGTRLQLSRDGGPAIRLTSVGTAPSVGGAGDVVIVDATALAEAGLPAVPNTVWVTGSGAAQAVSATGVAADVVLRTDVQRVQRAAPLTAGTLRLAWTAAIVVLALGLLGLTLAAAAGASERWQTLSRLRTLGLRPRDARWVAAGELLPPVVVAAVCGPLLGALLAHLTLGPLELRLLTGQAADPATVLPWWLLGLFGATLVATAAAVVPVEAALRRRDRLSEVLRAGE